Proteins encoded in a region of the Enoplosus armatus isolate fEnoArm2 chromosome 16, fEnoArm2.hap1, whole genome shotgun sequence genome:
- the s100s gene encoding S100 calcium binding protein S encodes MPDTIMSKEPSSNLESAMQMLIKTFHKYSGKEGDKYTLSRGELKELLLEELGTYLGTSKDNEAVEKVMNDLDANNDGEVDFTEFIILMGALTVACNDFFLEFKTDEKPKDESKGDSAEKKD; translated from the exons ATGCCGGACACAAT CATGTCCAAGGAGCCCAGTTCCAACCTGGAGAGTGCCATGCAGATGCTCATAAAGACCTTCCACAAGTACTCGGGGAAGGAGGGTGACAAGTACACGCTGAGCAGGGGGGAACTGAAGGAGCTGCTACTAGAGGAGCTGGGGACTTACTTAGGG ACCTCCAAAGATAATGAAGCAGTTGAGAAGGTGATGAACGACTTGGACGCCAACAATGATGGGGAGGTGGACTTCACCGAGTTCATCATCCTGATGGGCGCCCTCACTGTCGCCTGCAACGACTTCTTCCTGGAGTTCAAGACAGACGAGAAACCGAAAGACGAAAGCAAAGGCGATTCAGCGGAGAAGAAAGATTGA